Proteins encoded by one window of Macaca mulatta isolate MMU2019108-1 chromosome 10, T2T-MMU8v2.0, whole genome shotgun sequence:
- the LOC144331832 gene encoding uncharacterized protein LOC144331832 isoform X3: MNMQSRGERQLAGPWPVRPLSSRLSAGGRTLTRRGLGSGAARVGHLYNDSLHRGFLRRRPPAEVQQLQRAEHLFLSAWPSAMEAIKRPVVKATEHFEERRKLII; encoded by the exons ATGAATATGCAAAGCAGGGGCGAGCGGCAGTTAGCCGGGCCCTGGCCCGTCCGGCCCCTCAGCAGCCGCCTCTCAGCCGGCGGCCGCACACTGACCCGACGCGGCCTTGGGTCGGGCGCCGCCCGCGTGGGCCACCTGTACAACGACAGCCTGCACCGGGGCTTCCTGAGGAGGCGCCCGCCCGCCGAG GTTCAGCAGCTTCAGAGAGCAGAACATCTTTTCCTCTCAGCCTGGCCCTCTGCAATGGAGGCCATAAAGAGGCCAGTAGTGAAAGCTACAGAACAC